A single genomic interval of Helianthus annuus cultivar XRQ/B chromosome 6, HanXRQr2.0-SUNRISE, whole genome shotgun sequence harbors:
- the LOC110864405 gene encoding transcription factor EGL1 isoform X3, with protein MEEEEEEDGGDDDEAGLRRTEQLRQLYESLSIASESHGYDPQPRRPPAALSPEDLTDAEWYFLVCMTYEFTNGQGLPGRTLAKNTVSWLSDAHLADSKVFSRSLLAKSASIQTVVCFPYLEGLVEFGVAEKVLEEQNIVKQIKDLLFDVPSQKVREIPLESCSNMLDHHDIVINNLDNMLEYDQNQEQSWRFVDDDDDDEGEISFHQNNSMGSSDCISQNLASGHGDVWSDVDDRYHCVLLRIFKNTPRLVLGPRFRNCDSKESAFVSWKNCDGMESNGSCSQVLLKSVLYKVPKMHENRLVWSRCEDGNVDRMMKLEDDEVKDIDHRFSVLSALVPSRGKVDKVSLLDDTIDYLKTLERKVESLQSDRKSHDVRERTCDNYCNKRKASCDPTDLQEERFSDCITVSAIEKDVTIEIRCRWRDNMIVQVFDAMSSLNLESHSVHSYTVDGILTLTIESKLKSCTGSTAKMIRQALQRVIGSKFGVD; from the exons atggaagaagaagaagaagaagatggcggtgatgatgatgaagcgGGATTGCGAAGGACCGAGCAATTAAGACAACTTTATGAATCACTTTCCATAGCTTCCGAATCACACGGTTATGATCCACAACCGAGAAGGCCCCCAGCTGCATTATCCCCTGAAGATCTCACGGACGCCGAGTGGTATTTCTTAGTTTGCATGACATATGAGTTCACTAATGGTCAAGG ATTGCCAGGAAGAACATTGGCAAAGAACACAGTTAGTTGGCTGTCTGATGCTCACCTTGCCGATAGCAAAGTCTTCAGCCGCTCTCTTCTAGCAAAA AGTGCATCAATTCAG ACCGTAGTATGCTTTCCATATTTAGAAGGTCTTGTTGAGTTCGGCGTAGCAGAGAAG GTTTTAGAAGAACAAAACATCGTTAAACAGATTAAAGATTTACTCTTTGATGTTCCATCGCAAAAAGTTCGTGAAATACCCTTAGAAAGTTGTTCCAACATGCTTGATCATCATGATATAGTCATCAACAATCTCGACAACATGCTTGAATACGATCAAAATCAAGAACAAAGTTGGCGGTttgtggatgatgatgatgacgacgaaGGAGAGATTAGTTTCCACCAAAATAATTCCATGGGTTCGAGTGATTGTATATCTCAAAACTTAGCAAGTGGTCATGGCGATGTTTGGAGCGACGTCGATGATCGCTATCATTGTGTTCTTTTGAGGATATTCAAGAACACCCCGAGATTGGTTTTGGGACCTCGTTTTAGAAACTGCGATTCGAAAGAGTCTGCTTTTGTTAGCTGGAAAAATTGTGATGGAATGGAATCGAACGGAAGTTGTTCACAAGTGTTATTAAAAAGTGTGCTTTATAAAGTCCCGAAAATGCACGAAAACCGCTTAGTTTGGTCTCGATGTGAAGATGGAAAtgtggatcgaatgatgaaactcGAAGATGACGAAGTGAAGGATATTGATCATAGGTTTTCGGTGCTAAGCGCATTGGTCCCTTCTAGAGGAAAG GTTGACAAAGTGTCTCTACTCGATGACACTATCGACTACTTAAAAACTCTGGAGAGAAAGGTGGAATCGTTACAATCCGACAGAAAATCTCATGATGTGCGAGAAAGAACGTGTGATAACTATTGCAACAAACGAAAAGCATCTTGCGATCCTACAGATTTACAAGAAGAACGTTTTTCGGATTGTATCACAGTCAGCGCGATAGAAAAAGATGTGACGATTGAGATACGATGTAGGTGGCGAGATAACATGATAGTTCAAGTGTTTGATGCAATGAGCAGCCTAAACTTGGAATCTCATTCTGTTCATTCATATACTGTTGATGGAATTCTCACATTAACCATTGAATCAAAG TTAAAGAGTTGTACAGGATCAACAGCAAAGATGATCAGGCAGGCACTTCAAAGAGTAATTGGTAGTAAATTTGGTGTAGATTAG
- the LOC110864405 gene encoding transcription factor EGL1 isoform X1 yields MAAKEHLRRKLAMAVKSINWSYAIFWSISSTEPGVLTWCDGYYNGGIKTRKTIQADEMEEEEEEDGGDDDEAGLRRTEQLRQLYESLSIASESHGYDPQPRRPPAALSPEDLTDAEWYFLVCMTYEFTNGQGLPGRTLAKNTVSWLSDAHLADSKVFSRSLLAKSASIQTVVCFPYLEGLVEFGVAEKVLEEQNIVKQIKDLLFDVPSQKVREIPLESCSNMLDHHDIVINNLDNMLEYDQNQEQSWRFVDDDDDDEGEISFHQNNSMGSSDCISQNLASGHGDVWSDVDDRYHCVLLRIFKNTPRLVLGPRFRNCDSKESAFVSWKNCDGMESNGSCSQVLLKSVLYKVPKMHENRLVWSRCEDGNVDRMMKLEDDEVKDIDHRFSVLSALVPSRGKVDKVSLLDDTIDYLKTLERKVESLQSDRKSHDVRERTCDNYCNKRKASCDPTDLQEERFSDCITVSAIEKDVTIEIRCRWRDNMIVQVFDAMSSLNLESHSVHSYTVDGILTLTIESKLKSCTGSTAKMIRQALQRVIGSKFGVD; encoded by the exons ATGGCTGCAAAGGAACACTTAAGAAGAAAACTGGCTATGGCTGTCAAAAGCATTAACTGGAGCTATGCAATCTTCTGGTCCATTTCTTCAACAGAACCAGG GGTATTGACATGGTGTGATGGATACTACAATGGAGGCATCAAAACAAGGAAAACAATACAAGCAGATGaaatggaagaagaagaagaagaagatggcggtgatgatgatgaagcgGGATTGCGAAGGACCGAGCAATTAAGACAACTTTATGAATCACTTTCCATAGCTTCCGAATCACACGGTTATGATCCACAACCGAGAAGGCCCCCAGCTGCATTATCCCCTGAAGATCTCACGGACGCCGAGTGGTATTTCTTAGTTTGCATGACATATGAGTTCACTAATGGTCAAGG ATTGCCAGGAAGAACATTGGCAAAGAACACAGTTAGTTGGCTGTCTGATGCTCACCTTGCCGATAGCAAAGTCTTCAGCCGCTCTCTTCTAGCAAAA AGTGCATCAATTCAG ACCGTAGTATGCTTTCCATATTTAGAAGGTCTTGTTGAGTTCGGCGTAGCAGAGAAG GTTTTAGAAGAACAAAACATCGTTAAACAGATTAAAGATTTACTCTTTGATGTTCCATCGCAAAAAGTTCGTGAAATACCCTTAGAAAGTTGTTCCAACATGCTTGATCATCATGATATAGTCATCAACAATCTCGACAACATGCTTGAATACGATCAAAATCAAGAACAAAGTTGGCGGTttgtggatgatgatgatgacgacgaaGGAGAGATTAGTTTCCACCAAAATAATTCCATGGGTTCGAGTGATTGTATATCTCAAAACTTAGCAAGTGGTCATGGCGATGTTTGGAGCGACGTCGATGATCGCTATCATTGTGTTCTTTTGAGGATATTCAAGAACACCCCGAGATTGGTTTTGGGACCTCGTTTTAGAAACTGCGATTCGAAAGAGTCTGCTTTTGTTAGCTGGAAAAATTGTGATGGAATGGAATCGAACGGAAGTTGTTCACAAGTGTTATTAAAAAGTGTGCTTTATAAAGTCCCGAAAATGCACGAAAACCGCTTAGTTTGGTCTCGATGTGAAGATGGAAAtgtggatcgaatgatgaaactcGAAGATGACGAAGTGAAGGATATTGATCATAGGTTTTCGGTGCTAAGCGCATTGGTCCCTTCTAGAGGAAAG GTTGACAAAGTGTCTCTACTCGATGACACTATCGACTACTTAAAAACTCTGGAGAGAAAGGTGGAATCGTTACAATCCGACAGAAAATCTCATGATGTGCGAGAAAGAACGTGTGATAACTATTGCAACAAACGAAAAGCATCTTGCGATCCTACAGATTTACAAGAAGAACGTTTTTCGGATTGTATCACAGTCAGCGCGATAGAAAAAGATGTGACGATTGAGATACGATGTAGGTGGCGAGATAACATGATAGTTCAAGTGTTTGATGCAATGAGCAGCCTAAACTTGGAATCTCATTCTGTTCATTCATATACTGTTGATGGAATTCTCACATTAACCATTGAATCAAAG TTAAAGAGTTGTACAGGATCAACAGCAAAGATGATCAGGCAGGCACTTCAAAGAGTAATTGGTAGTAAATTTGGTGTAGATTAG
- the LOC110864405 gene encoding transcription factor EGL1 isoform X2: MQSSGPFLQQNQGIKTRKTIQADEMEEEEEEDGGDDDEAGLRRTEQLRQLYESLSIASESHGYDPQPRRPPAALSPEDLTDAEWYFLVCMTYEFTNGQGLPGRTLAKNTVSWLSDAHLADSKVFSRSLLAKSASIQTVVCFPYLEGLVEFGVAEKVLEEQNIVKQIKDLLFDVPSQKVREIPLESCSNMLDHHDIVINNLDNMLEYDQNQEQSWRFVDDDDDDEGEISFHQNNSMGSSDCISQNLASGHGDVWSDVDDRYHCVLLRIFKNTPRLVLGPRFRNCDSKESAFVSWKNCDGMESNGSCSQVLLKSVLYKVPKMHENRLVWSRCEDGNVDRMMKLEDDEVKDIDHRFSVLSALVPSRGKVDKVSLLDDTIDYLKTLERKVESLQSDRKSHDVRERTCDNYCNKRKASCDPTDLQEERFSDCITVSAIEKDVTIEIRCRWRDNMIVQVFDAMSSLNLESHSVHSYTVDGILTLTIESKLKSCTGSTAKMIRQALQRVIGSKFGVD, encoded by the exons ATGCAATCTTCTGGTCCATTTCTTCAACAGAACCAGG GCATCAAAACAAGGAAAACAATACAAGCAGATGaaatggaagaagaagaagaagaagatggcggtgatgatgatgaagcgGGATTGCGAAGGACCGAGCAATTAAGACAACTTTATGAATCACTTTCCATAGCTTCCGAATCACACGGTTATGATCCACAACCGAGAAGGCCCCCAGCTGCATTATCCCCTGAAGATCTCACGGACGCCGAGTGGTATTTCTTAGTTTGCATGACATATGAGTTCACTAATGGTCAAGG ATTGCCAGGAAGAACATTGGCAAAGAACACAGTTAGTTGGCTGTCTGATGCTCACCTTGCCGATAGCAAAGTCTTCAGCCGCTCTCTTCTAGCAAAA AGTGCATCAATTCAG ACCGTAGTATGCTTTCCATATTTAGAAGGTCTTGTTGAGTTCGGCGTAGCAGAGAAG GTTTTAGAAGAACAAAACATCGTTAAACAGATTAAAGATTTACTCTTTGATGTTCCATCGCAAAAAGTTCGTGAAATACCCTTAGAAAGTTGTTCCAACATGCTTGATCATCATGATATAGTCATCAACAATCTCGACAACATGCTTGAATACGATCAAAATCAAGAACAAAGTTGGCGGTttgtggatgatgatgatgacgacgaaGGAGAGATTAGTTTCCACCAAAATAATTCCATGGGTTCGAGTGATTGTATATCTCAAAACTTAGCAAGTGGTCATGGCGATGTTTGGAGCGACGTCGATGATCGCTATCATTGTGTTCTTTTGAGGATATTCAAGAACACCCCGAGATTGGTTTTGGGACCTCGTTTTAGAAACTGCGATTCGAAAGAGTCTGCTTTTGTTAGCTGGAAAAATTGTGATGGAATGGAATCGAACGGAAGTTGTTCACAAGTGTTATTAAAAAGTGTGCTTTATAAAGTCCCGAAAATGCACGAAAACCGCTTAGTTTGGTCTCGATGTGAAGATGGAAAtgtggatcgaatgatgaaactcGAAGATGACGAAGTGAAGGATATTGATCATAGGTTTTCGGTGCTAAGCGCATTGGTCCCTTCTAGAGGAAAG GTTGACAAAGTGTCTCTACTCGATGACACTATCGACTACTTAAAAACTCTGGAGAGAAAGGTGGAATCGTTACAATCCGACAGAAAATCTCATGATGTGCGAGAAAGAACGTGTGATAACTATTGCAACAAACGAAAAGCATCTTGCGATCCTACAGATTTACAAGAAGAACGTTTTTCGGATTGTATCACAGTCAGCGCGATAGAAAAAGATGTGACGATTGAGATACGATGTAGGTGGCGAGATAACATGATAGTTCAAGTGTTTGATGCAATGAGCAGCCTAAACTTGGAATCTCATTCTGTTCATTCATATACTGTTGATGGAATTCTCACATTAACCATTGAATCAAAG TTAAAGAGTTGTACAGGATCAACAGCAAAGATGATCAGGCAGGCACTTCAAAGAGTAATTGGTAGTAAATTTGGTGTAGATTAG
- the LOC110864408 gene encoding GMP synthase [glutamine-hydrolyzing], with amino-acid sequence MEPPKTLKSNIVLILDYGSQYTHLITRRIRTLSIFSLCISGTSSLKTITDLNPSVIILSGGPHSVHTPNSPSFPDGFVEYVEKNGIFVLGICYGLQLIVQKLGGAVAVGEKQEYGKMVIEVVKDCGELFGGGCVGEKQVVWMSHGDEAVSLPDGFEVVARSEQGAVAAVENKCRRFYGLQYHPEVTHSPKGMETLRHFLLDVCGVEAGWKMEDVMEEEIKVIRGMVGPQDHVICALSGGVDSTVAATLVHKAIGERLHCIFVDNGLLRCKEQERVMETFEKDLHLPVTCVDASVRFLSELKGVTDPEKKRKIIGKEFIAVFDAFAHDLEKKLGRKPTYLVQGTLYPDVIESCPPPGSGKTHSHTIKSHHNVGGLPKDMKLKLIEPLKLLFKDEVRELGKILDVPVSFLKRHPFPGPGLAVRIPGDVTQGNALDILRQVDEIFIQAIKDAGIYDEIWQAFAVFLPVKTTGVQGDQRTHSNAVALRAVTSHDGMTADWYYFEHKFLDDVSRKICNSVRGVNRVCLDITSKPPSTIEWE; translated from the exons ATGGAACCCCCCAAAACCCTGAAATCAAACATCGTCCTCATCCTAGACTACGGTTCTCAATACACCCACCTCATCACCCGTCGAATCCGAACCCTATCCATCTTCTCTCTCTGCATCTCCGGTACTTCTTCTCTCAAAACCATCACAGACCTAAACCCATCTGTAATCATCCTCTCCGGTGGGCCCCACTCGGTCCACACACCCAATTCACCATCTTTCCCAGATGGGTTTGTGGAATACGTTGAGAAAAATGGGATCTTTGTGTTGGGTATTTGCTATGGGCTGCAGTTGATTGTGCAGAAGTTGGGTGGGGCAGTTGCTGTTGGGGAGAAACAGGAGTATGGGAAGATGGTGATTGAGGTTGTTAAGGATTGTGGTGAGTTGTTTGGGGGTGGGTGTGTGGGGGAAAAGCAGGTGGTTTGGATGAGTCATGGTGATGAGGCGGTTAGTTTGCCTGATGGGTTTGAGGTGGTTGCTAGGAGTGAGCAGGGAGCGGTTGCAGCGGTTGAGAATAAGTGTAGGAGGTTTTATGGGCTTCAGTATCATCCTGAG GTGACACATTCACCTAAAGGAATGGAAACATTGCGGCATTTTCTTCTGGATGTATGCGGAGTTGAAGCAGGGTGGAAAATGGAAGATGTAATGGAGGAAGAAATAAAAGTGATACGAGGTATGGTGGGCCCTCAAGATCATGTTATATGCGCTTTATCCGGAGGTGTAGATTCTACCGTTGCAGCCACTCTTGTTCATAAAGCAATTGGCGAAAGGCTTCACTGTATTTTTGTCGATAACGGTTTATTGAG ATGCAAGGAGCAAGAGAGAGTgatggaaacttttgaaaaagATCTTCATCTCCCGGTTACTTGTGTCGATGCATCGGTGCGATTTCTCAGCGAGTTAAAGGGGGTTACCGATCCCGAGAAGAAGCGTAAAATCATCGGGAAGGAGTTTATTGCAGTGTTTGATGCTTTTGCACATGATTTAGAGAAAAAGTTGGGGAGAAAACCGACTTATTTGGTTCAAGGAACTTTGTATCCAGACGTAATTGAATCGTGCCCGCCACCTGGCAGCGGAAAGACTCACTCGCACACGATTAAAAGTCATCATAACGTTGGCGGGCTCCCTAAGGATATGAAGTTGAAACTCATTGAACCACTTAAGCTTCTCTTTAAAGATGAG GTTCGTGAACTGGGTAAGATTttagacgttccggtttcatttctGAAACGTCATCCATTTCCCGGGCCCGGGCTTGCTGTGCGGATTCCAGGTGACGTCACTCAAGGAAACGCTTTGGATATCCTCCGCCAA GTGGATGAAATCTTCATTCAAGCAATCAAAGACGCTGGGATTTATGATGAGATATGGCAAGCATTTGCCGTATTTTTACCTGTGAAAACGACCGGTGTTCAAGGAGATCAAAGGACTCATTCTAACGCGGTTGCACTCAGAGCCGTTACGAGTCACGATGGCATGACTGCAGATTG GTATTATTTTGAGCATAAGTTCCTTGATGACGTGTCAAGAAAAATCTGCAACAGTGTTCGCGGGGTCAACCGAGTGTGTCTAGACATTACATCCAAGCCTCCATCGACAATCGAGTGGGAATGA
- the LOC110866084 gene encoding LOW QUALITY PROTEIN: signal peptide peptidase-like 2 (The sequence of the model RefSeq protein was modified relative to this genomic sequence to represent the inferred CDS: inserted 1 base in 1 codon): protein KRRILLLKIHLICHGFSRFCFFILLLIIIFFSNPTPVAAGDIVHDDKFAPKKPGCENDFVLVKVQTWVDGVEGAEFVGVGARFGTTIVSKEKNANQTHLTRSDPRDCCSQPKKKLTGDVIMVTRGRCKFTTKANFAQAAGASAVLIINNQRELYKMVCEPDETDLDIHIPTVMLPQDAGVELERMLSNGSSISVQLYSPKRPVVDIAEVFLWLMAVGTVLCASYWSAWSANEAAIEHDKLLQDFSEDLSNAKVVGTSGIVEVNTKSAVLFVVVXFLILLYKLMSEWFIELLVVIFCIGGVEGLQTCIVALLSRWFKHAAQSYIKVPFFGPVSYLTLAVLPFCVVFAVLWAVYRQSKFSWIAQDILGIALIITVLQIVHVPNLKVGTVLLGCAFLYDIFWVFVSKKLFHESVMIVVARGDKSGEDGIPMLLKIPRMFDPWGGFSIIGFGDILLPGLLITFSLRYDWLAKKRIRAGYFLWAMFAYGLGLLITYVALNLMDGHGQPALLYIVPFTLGTFLSLGKKRGELGILWSSGQPERECPHVRLGQTHAPNE, encoded by the exons AAAAGAAGGATCTTGTTGTTAAAGATTCACCTAATCTGTCATGGTTTTTCAAGATTCTGTTTCTTTATATTATTATTGATTATTATTTTCTTCAGTAACCCTACTCCAGTAGCTGCTGGAGACATTGTGCATGATGACAAATTTGCCCCCAAGAAGCCTGGTTGTGAGAATGACTTTGTCCTG GTAAAGGTTCAAACTTGGGTTGATGGTGTGGAAGGTGCTGAGTTTGTTGGTGTCGGTGCTAGATTCGGAACTACGATTGTATCCAAGGAGAAAAATGCAAACCAAACTCATCTTACTCGATCGGACCCTCGCGATTGTTGCAGTCAACCAAAGAAAAAG CTTActggtgatgtcatcatggtgacCCGGGGTCGTTGCAAATTCACAACAAAGGCGAATTTTGCACAAGCAGCTGGCGCTTCAGCAGTACTTATTATAAATAACCAAAGAG AACTCTATAAGATGGTTTGTGAGCCTGACGAAACCGATCTAGACATACACATACCAACGGTTATGCTTCCTCAAGATGCTGGTGTGGAGTTAGAGAGAATGTTGTCGAATGGTTCATCAA TTTCCGTGCAGTTATACTCACCAAAAAGACCGGTTGTCGACATAGCCGAAGTATTTCTATGGCTAATGGCAGTTGGCACCGTTTTATGTGCCTCTTATTGGTCTGCATGGAGTGCAAATGAAGCAGCTATAGAGCATGATAAATTACTACAG GATTTTTCAGAGGACCTTTCGAACGCAAAAGTTGTTGGTACAAGTGGGATTGTGGAAGTCAACACAAAGTCAGCAGTCTTGTTTGTTGTTG GCTTCTTGATTCTCCTTTACAAGTTAATGTCGGAATGGTTCATTGAACTTTTGGTGGTCATTTTCTGCATAGGAGGTGTAGAG GGATTGCAAACATGCATAGTTGCTTTGCTATCAAG GTGGTTCAAACATGCTGCACAATCTTATATTAAAGTACCGTTTTTCGGACCTGTTTCATACCTTACTTTGGCGGTTTTGCCGTTTTGCGTTGTTTTTGCGGTTCTTTGGGCAGTGTATCGGCAATCCAAGTTTTCATGGATCGCTCAAGATATACTC GGAATTGCACTGATAATTACAGTACTTCAGATCGTGCATGTACCTAATCTCAAG GTTGGGACCGTTCTGCTCGGTTGTGCTTTCTTGTACGAcattttttgggtttttgtttcTAAAAAATTGTTCCACGAAAGCGTGATGATTGTG GTGGCTCGCGGTGATAAAAGTGGGGAGGATGGTATCCCGATGCTGCTTAAGATACCACGCATGTTTGACCCGTGGGGCGGTTTTAGTATTATCGGCTTTGGTGACATTCTTTTACCTGGTTTGTTAATCACATTTTCCCTCAG GTATGATTGGTTGGCAAAAAAGCGCATCCGGGCTGGGTATTTCTTGTGGGCAATGTTCGCTTACGGGTTAG GTCTCCTTATAACTTACGTAGCTTTAAATCTGATGGATGGTCATGGTCAACCGGCATTGCTATACATCGTTCCCTTTACTTTAG GAACCTTTTTGTCACTGGGAAAGAAGAGAGGGGAGCTTGGAATTCTGTGGTCGAGTGGTCAACCCGAAAGAGAGTGTCCACATGTTCGGCTCGGACAAACTCATGCACCAAAtgaataa
- the LOC110864406 gene encoding UDP-N-acetylmuramoyl-L-alanyl-D-glutamate--2,6-diaminopimelate ligase MurE homolog, chloroplastic: MFSSLSSPFSLSLSKPHLHPPLRHRLPPFFHRTNLTLFAINRDGKHYPNPADIDPPEAPEDTVHGVSKFKQLDLRIARARKAQDAQYEKDQSIFLKAIQDVEDAPDESASTANDDSEGDLYSEIDDSIALKRKEFVKKGLLKPNPKKDESKEEIKDEVADELQPQEEDDLDEIDELEELKGVGEDSEAENSDLDIDDDLGPGNSSVKSEFESEFDAFRKGEVRIVEPKCKMTLAELLDESKVVPVSVLGNLEIEITGIQHDSRLVEPGDLFVCCVGKKTDGHLFLTEADKRGAVAVVASKEIDIEETLGCKALVLVEDTSSVLATLAASFYKHPSKNVAMIGITGTYGKSSSAYLIKGMYEVMGLRTGMITNVAHYIHGENQLETKNTIPDGVSRQKLMAKMVHNGTEALVMEASSHELESGKCDEVDFDIAVFTNLSTDHLDTHGSEEEYKNAQLKLFGRMVDPTRHRKVVNIDDASAPLFIAQGNQDVPVVTFALEDKKADVHPLQFDLSLFETQVLVDTPKGILEISSGLLGRQNIYNILAAVAVGIAVEAPLEDIVRGIEEVDVVPGRCELIDEEQTYGVVVDYANTPDGLSRLLDNVRELNPKRIITVIGCPGETERGKRPVMTKIATDKSDVTMLTSDNPRNEDPLDILDDMLAGIGLTMQDYLKHQADDYHPPLANGHRLFLHDIRRVAVRSAVAMGEEGDIVVVTGKGHETYDTVGDTTEFFDDREECREALQYVDELHQSGIDTSEFPWRLPESY, translated from the exons ATGTTCTCCTCTCTCTCATCCCcgttctctctttctctctctaaaccccaCCTCCACCCACCACTCCGCCACCGCCTCCCACCCTTCTTCCACCGCACCAACCTCACCCTTTTCGCCATTAACCGCGATGGCAAACACTATCCAAACCCGGCTGACATTGACCCACCCGAAGCCCCAGAAGACACAGTCCACGGTGTTTCCAAATTCAAACAACTGGACCTCAGAATAGCCCGTGCACGCAAGGCCCAAGATGCCCAGTATGAGAAAGATCAGTCCATTTTTCTTAAAGCAATTCAAGATGTTGAAGATGCTCCTGATGAGTCTGCTTCTACAGCCAATGATGATTCTGAGGGTGATTTGTATTCTGAGATTGATGACTCTATTGCTTTGAAGAGGAAGGAGTTTGTTAAAAAAGGGTTGTTGAAGCCAAATCCAAAGAAAGATGAG TCAAAGGAGGAGATAAAAGATGAAGTAGCAGATGAACTACAACCTCAAGAAGAAGACGACTTGGATGAAATTGACGAACTCGAAGAACTAAAAGGAGTCGGTGAGGATTCCGAGGCAGAAAATTCAGACCTCGACATAGATGACGATTTGGGTCCCGGTAATTCATCAGTTAAATCCGAATTCGAATCTGAATTTGATGCTTTTCGTAAAGGAGAAGTTAGAATTGTAGAACCCAAATGTAAAATGACGTTAGCCGAGCTTTTAGATGAGAGTAAGGTCGTACCTGTTTCGGTTTTGGGTAATTTAGAGATCGAAATCACGGGAATTCAACACGATTCAAGATTAGTTGAACCCGGTGACTTGTTTGTATGTTGCGTTGGGAAAAAAACCGATGGACATTTGTTTTTAACCGAGGCTGATAAAAGAGGGGCCGTTGCAGTTGTAGCTAGTAAAGAAATAGACATCGAAGAAACTTTAGGGTGTAAAGCGTTGGTTTTAGTTGAAGACACGAGTTCGGTTTTAGCAACTTTAGCAGCTTCATTTTATAAGCACCCATCAAAAAACGTAGCCATGATAGGTATCACGGGAACATATGGAAAATCGAGCTCCGCGTATTTGATAAAAGGTATGTACGAAGTGATGGGATTAAGAACGGGGATGATAACTAACGTTGCTCATTATATTCACGGTGAAAACCAGTTGGAAACAAAAAACACGATCCCGGATGGCGTTTCGCGTCAGAAACTGATGGCGAAAATGGTCCATAACGGGACGGAAGCTCTTGTTATGGAAGCTTCTTCTCACGAGCTTGAATCGGGAAAATGCGATGAAGTTGATTTCGATATCGCGGTTTTCACGAACCTAAGCACAGACCATTTGGATACACATGGGTCGGAAGAAGAGTACAAAAATGCTCAACTTAAGTTGtttggaagaatggtggaccccACTCGACACCGGAAAGTTGTGAACATTGATGACGCAAGCGCCCCTCTGTTTATCGCTCAAGGGAATCAAGACGTGCCAGTTGTTACATTTGCATTGGAGGATAAGAAAGCCGATGTACACCCATTACAGTTTGATCTTTCTCTCTTTGAGACACAAGTTTTGGTGGATACACCGAAGGGTATTTTGGAGATTTCGTCTGGATTACTCGGGAGGCAAAATATTTACAACATTCTTGCAGCGGTGGCCGTCGGGATTGCAGTAGAGGCACCGTTGGAAGACATCGTTAGGGGGATTGAAGAGGTTGATGTGGTCCCCGGTAGATGCGAGTTGATAGACGAGGAACAAACGTACGGGGTGGTGGTTGATTACGCAAATACCCCTGATGGTCTATCAAGACTTCTTGATAACGTTCGGGAACTCAATCCAAAAAGGATCATCACAG TTATTGGTTGTCCGGGTGAGACCGAGAGAGGCAAACGGCCCGTGATGACAAAGATCGCAACAGACAAGAGTGACGTCACTATGCTGACATCAGACAATCCAAGAAACGAGGATCCAC TTGACATATTGGACGACATGTTAGCGGGCATAGGGCTGACCATGCAAGATTACCTGAAGCATCAAGCAGACGATTACCACCCGCCACTCGCAAACGGTCATAGACTGTTCCTTCATGATATTAGAAGGGTAGCTGTACGTTCGGCTGTTGCGATGGGCGAGGAGGGTGATATTGTT GTGGTTACAGGGAAAGGCCACGAGACGTATGATACAGTGGGCGATACAACAGAGTTTTTTGACGATAGAGAAGAATGCAGGGAAGCTTTGCAGTATGTAGATGAGCTACATCAATCGGGAATCGACACCAGTGAATTTCCATGGCG GTTGCCTGAGAGTTACTGA